The sequence below is a genomic window from Nicotiana tomentosiformis chromosome 6, ASM39032v3, whole genome shotgun sequence.
AACAATGAAGTACAGAAGATAGCTTGAACATTTAATGGAGCACATATACATGTAGGGTAAAGATTAAAAGAAAATTTACTTGATCGAACAAAACTCTGTAAGAGTTTAGGTCATGATATAGTTCTCTCCCTTTACTACTGCAGTAGTCTAATGCTTGTGCTAAATACAAAGCAACTCTCAACCTCATTGCCCATTTCAATGGTTGGTTATCCCCTAAATCAATTGAACCAACATAATCTACAGTTAGGCAATTATATCGAAAGCAAATCTTGTTAAGTCCCATTAGATAGAGACTAGTTTACAGAGTGATTGCTTAAGTTGACATGTCAAGCACATGAACCACACCACAATGAGAATGAATATGAAGGATTTTCAATTGCTTTCTCTCTATCTTATCGGTCACAAGATCCAGAAAAGGAGAATGAGCAAAACTTACAATGGAATAAATGCTTGGATAATGTTTCATGACGCATAAATTCAGCCACTAATAATCTCTCATCTCCTTCACAGCAACAACCTAATAAGTTAGCCAACCGCTTACTCCTTAGCTGCCCCACTGCTTTCGCTTCATCCTTAACAATGAATAGGCAATTTCCAAATCAATATAATACAAATCACATTCTTGttgttgaagacataattaagtaaataaaagtgtaTCCTCTCTAACATCTTAAACTTTTAGATGAGTTGGTTATATAATTCAATATGGTAAAGGATAGACAAAGATTATAGGTTCAAGTCTCACAGTTACCTTTATCAAAATGAATCAGGCCCGCAGTGTTGaaaacataattaagtaaattaaACTGTAACCCCTCTAACGGTTACATAATTTAGCATTATTTACCCAAAGCCATAACATGACCTAACAATTGCCCACCACCAAAAATGCTTTACAACTTGAATGAAACAAGATATGAAAAGAGAATACTGACTAGGAATTGGCGAGAATCAGGCCATGCGGACGAGTGGAAGCGCTTGATAGCAATCCAACGGCCATTACCAGCAAGCTGACCTTTAAACACAACGTTAGGGGCTTTCTCTCCATGTTCTGAAACTATATTATCAATGGAGAAACTTGAGGTGGCAGCCTTCAGCTCCTCCAAACCATATTCTCTGAAAGCTGGCAAATTCAGCTGCTCATTCTCCGCCCATTTTTCTGAATCACAGAAACAATGCCAACAACATAATTAAGATTGATTCTTGAGAATCCCACATTATCAAAAGAATGAAAGAGCTTACCGATATCAGAGGTATACAGAACATGGGACTTGATGTTTGAAGGCCATAAACAGAAACACAAATTGGAACAACGTGCACCCATTGTATAATTTTTTCAAGAATTCagatatattaaattttaaaaaaaaaagacctTTAGGGAGATAAAGGGGTCACAAATATGTGTAATTGGTGACAACTTTTCTCCTCTAAAAGTCCCTTTTCTCACCTATAGAAAACGACAACGGgaaaattttgggagaaaaaaaaaaggaagaagagagATTATAACGGTGTGTTTCAAAAGTCAATATTCAAATGCTCTCAAAATGTGAGCAAGCGAATAAGGCAGCCCACAAATTTTTTCTACAAAGAGAAATGCAATGCAAGGGGCGTTAATGGTGTTTCTTTTTCTGCCTCGCTTGCTACTGGGAACAGAGAGGCTTTGTCATTCTTAGCAATGATCAAGAATCTAAACTGCTACAGCCTACATTATATTTATTTATCCCAAAAGAAAGAGGAGAGGGAGATTTCTGTTTCTTTCGGTTGGGACAGGGGAGAAGAAGCAGAGAAACATGGAAGAAACAAAAGACCGTTTTTTGACCCAAGAGCTACCTTTTCTATTCTTTCGGAAGAAATTAACGTTGTCGCTCTTATCCCATGAGAACACTTTCTTTATCCACATACGATCACAGAAAAGTATTTATTAGTATCTAATATTTACGTTAACTAAAcaattcaacaacaataaacacaaaTTAAAATATGAGAATACATATCATACAACTATTACTAAATGGTTAAAATTTCTATGCAAAATATATGTGAAGTATAGTTAATTTAATTCTCAGAAAAAACGAATTAAGTTCTTTTAACTACGTGTGTTTTGCTATGAATTTTAGAATTGAGGATGGTAAATTGTCCAACTAACTCATTTGACGGGTATGATGTggtaaaggaaaaaaaattaatgGTACGCAGTATCTACAccaaatgaaagaagaaatgacatgtaTTTAACGTACACCTTTATAACTTAATTAACCATTGTCAAGTAATGTATATTTCTATTCATATACTATTAATGTGGTATAGTATAAACATCCCTTGTTGCCTTTGGATGCTATAACTAAGGCTATCAAGAAGTAGTGGAATATTGAAATATCTACTGTATATTCATATGCTGATACACACTTATTACTCTACACTAGCAACACCAAATTACAATTGCTTTATTCGGTCATGAGCCTTATTCAACTTCATGGCGATTCACTTTATCAATCACTGACTGATGTTTAACCTGTTTATAGTTACTTTTTACAAGCTTAGCTATAGTTAAAACAAAAACTGTAGAGCCTTTGGTTTGATGTTTCACCATGCCTGGTATAGCAAGTCACTTACACCTTTCCAACAGGGGAAAGTGAAGGAATTGAGACAAATTTGGCAAGAAGTTCCACTTGGGTTCCCTCTGGATCTTCTGGCAACATGATTACTTCAGAAGAATTTTTCAGCAATCAAGTTTGCATTTGGAAGCTTTCTTGATTTCTACCATTTAAAACTGCTATACAAATGGAGAATGCTTGTAGAACCTTCAGTGAAGAACTGAATTCAACTGAAAATATGCCATCCTTGAATGCGGACAAGCTGAAGACAGGCTTACTGTCCCGTGCTTCCCCCTGCCAAACAAGAACAAAAAGATTTCACAATGGTGTATTAGACATTCGAAAATTACTGTAAAATTTTGATAATCTGTATTTATGTAGATCATAACCTGGGATAAAAGTTCAAATCTTGCAGCATTAAGTTTGGGTTTGGAACAACTTGATATCCTTTGATGATTAGTGTGATTCCTAAGAAGTCTTAATTTGCAGCCCAAATCCCAGCCACCACAATCACACGATCCACCTGACCTCCATCGGTTAATCAGTGAAGAAGGCTCGCCTTTACTTGGTACGCTATGTGCACCACCAGGAAGGATAACTGTCATGTTAAGATCTTCAAAAGGATTTGTTAAACCTGAAGTTGAAGTATTACTGCAGTTTCTATCCTGATGGCCACTTCCATTAGGACAAATGGGGGTTCTATTGGGTAATTTGACAACAATAGCTGCAAGCTCATCGTTTGGGTGAAGGTCAGATGCTTTCTGATCTGTAGCAAACAAAACAAATTCCCTAATCCTAAACTGTGAGTCAAGTTTCTGCCTATTCAATTCGGAGAATGGAACATCAGAAACCTTCATCTTTCCAACGATATTAGGCATAATTCCATGACTTCTGTCTTTTTCTACTTGATTTAACCAATTTCCACTCTTTTTCTTTGTTTCACGAACGGTGAAGAAAGTATAAATCCAGCAACTGTAATCCTTCAAATTCGGATTAAGTTTCTTCATTGTGGCTGCTAAAATGTCAACTTCATTGTCAACTGCAAATGTGAATAGAGGAAGACCATTTTTCACAGCTACTTGGAGGAGAGCTTGCAATCTTGATGGTACAAATGTGCCATTAGAACGTGGATCGTCGATATCAATCGATTTACAGCTCTTCAAATCCAATTTGACTTTCAATGAGCGTTTCGTAGGAGATTCACCACGTCTTGTTGAAGATTTAACGTGATCAGAGTTGCCTGTCTTTGGCTTCAGCAGTGGATCTAGCAACCTTCTCAAAGGACTAGTCCTGGCTCGGCCAGTGGTGTCTGATTTATCACAGCCTGTATCAATTGAGGACGAACTTTGAGTTTTATTTGGACTAGATTGTTCTGCAGGCCATTTGACACCTTGTGATCCAGTGATCATATCTTTTATACCTGAAATCTGGCCAATCCTTCCCATTGCCATGCTAAATTGACGAGTTGGAGAGGAATTTCTGACGTTTGTAGATTCTGCGGAATTAAGTGTAGTTGGATTCTTAAGCATCACAGTTGATTTCTTCTCTTGTTTGGAATTGGTTCCAGGTGGGCTGGACAATTTGTTTCCTGAATATGCTGAAGGCTGAATTGTCTTAGATGAAAGGCAACTATCCTTTGCATCTATTGGACTCGCTTGTCCCACCTTCGACTCATCAGCATCATGAGGAAGGGTGCTGGAACTAGAGATATCTGAAGAGGACTGTCCATGGTAGAACGCAGAAATAAATCCACAAGAAAAGCTCCGTCTGCTTGATTTCACCGCGCTCTGGTCTTTCACTACTGAATCAGGTGGGCAGAAAGTTGTGCAGCTGTTAGTTTCTTGGCCAGGTTCTGGTACTTGAAGGACATCTGATTTATGTTTCTCTATGcaatcaaaatcatcaaaatctcCTTTCGATAAACATTCTCTATCTTGGATCTTCATCTTTCCCTTGGAACGTGATGTTCTCGTCTTAGTCTCTACATCAAGTGATCTCCTAACATGAGGAGTCCTACGCGGGTGTAGAGCATTGCCGAGTTCTTGCATATTTCTTTGTGGATACTCATCAAAAGACTGATATATCCTGCAGACAAGTTGCTCAATCTCCGGGGATTTAATTACGCCAGGTTTTCGGTTTTGCAACTGTACATAACTTCCTGCAAAGGATTTGACATCAAGACTGTTAAGAAATTGGACCTTGGGcataactcaaccccaaaagctagctcacGAGGTGAGGATTGTCCAAACTCATTAAGGAAAGGAGAAAACAACCCATTCCCTTAATCAGTGGGAGAAAATCTAACAAAGACGACTACCTTTAGGTGGTGATGCATAATAAGATTGTGATGTAGGACGATGAATCCTCCGACGAGCAGGAGAGCAGCTTCTGGCTCTGCTAGAATTGGATGAAGATCCCTCCATTGAGGAAAATGACAAGGTATTGCTGGTGGATGGTGAACAACCACTAGTTCTACAAGGTTCTTTTACATGTTCGTGTCGCCATTTTTCAAGAAAACGCCAATCTAGGACGCCAACACTGAAAGCTT
It includes:
- the LOC104090822 gene encoding uncharacterized protein, with protein sequence MERRPKQSGERKTMENEELVKYMSSLPSYLEKGENLQEKAFSVGVLDWRFLEKWRHEHVKEPCRTSGCSPSTSNTLSFSSMEGSSSNSSRARSCSPARRRIHRPTSQSYYASPPKGSYVQLQNRKPGVIKSPEIEQLVCRIYQSFDEYPQRNMQELGNALHPRRTPHVRRSLDVETKTRTSRSKGKMKIQDRECLSKGDFDDFDCIEKHKSDVLQVPEPGQETNSCTTFCPPDSVVKDQSAVKSSRRSFSCGFISAFYHGQSSSDISSSSTLPHDADESKVGQASPIDAKDSCLSSKTIQPSAYSGNKLSSPPGTNSKQEKKSTVMLKNPTTLNSAESTNVRNSSPTRQFSMAMGRIGQISGIKDMITGSQGVKWPAEQSSPNKTQSSSSIDTGCDKSDTTGRARTSPLRRLLDPLLKPKTGNSDHVKSSTRRGESPTKRSLKVKLDLKSCKSIDIDDPRSNGTFVPSRLQALLQVAVKNGLPLFTFAVDNEVDILAATMKKLNPNLKDYSCWIYTFFTVRETKKKSGNWLNQVEKDRSHGIMPNIVGKMKVSDVPFSELNRQKLDSQFRIREFVLFATDQKASDLHPNDELAAIVVKLPNRTPICPNGSGHQDRNCSNTSTSGLTNPFEDLNMTVILPGGAHSVPSKGEPSSLINRWRSGGSCDCGGWDLGCKLRLLRNHTNHQRISSCSKPKLNAARFELLSQGEARDSKPVFSLSAFKDGIFSVEFSSSLKVLQAFSICIAVLNGRNQESFQMQT